One region of Psychrobacter sp. DAB_AL43B genomic DNA includes:
- a CDS encoding TnsA endonuclease N-terminal domain-containing protein, producing MRQMRKIKPTRMSVSGRIPYKGKSLPYESTLERDLIIVHAFREDVEDIVAQPITIPFVKNGITYKYTPDFFIKFVEDDGKPNMIIEVKPYDLWQANWRDWSDKWKTMQRYCKDNGYVFHIYDESRIKNTALDNINLLMKFKNSAIEEEDKEAVLEQVRLMGTTTIDYLLTRFYIGSFLRNHGLRVIYHLLATKRLKFNLFLEINDLTEVWVDYE from the coding sequence ATGAGACAAATGCGCAAAATAAAACCGACTAGAATGAGCGTATCAGGAAGAATTCCATATAAAGGTAAATCATTACCTTATGAATCAACTTTAGAGCGCGATTTAATTATAGTCCATGCCTTTCGAGAAGATGTGGAGGATATAGTTGCTCAACCAATTACTATACCTTTCGTCAAGAATGGCATTACTTATAAGTACACTCCTGACTTTTTTATCAAATTCGTAGAAGACGATGGTAAGCCAAATATGATTATTGAGGTTAAACCATATGATCTATGGCAAGCGAACTGGAGAGACTGGTCGGATAAGTGGAAGACGATGCAGCGCTATTGTAAAGACAATGGTTATGTATTTCATATTTATGATGAGAGTCGTATTAAGAATACAGCTTTAGACAATATTAATCTCTTAATGAAGTTTAAGAACTCTGCAATCGAAGAAGAGGATAAGGAAGCGGTTTTAGAGCAGGTTAGGCTTATGGGTACAACTACTATAGATTACCTATTAACACGTTTTTACATAGGCTCTTTCTTGCGCAATCACGGATTACGAGTAATTTATCATTTACTTGCTACTAAACGATTAAAATTTAATTTATTCCTTGAAATTAATGACTTAACAGAGGTATGGGTGGATTATGAATAA
- a CDS encoding Mu transposase C-terminal domain-containing protein: MNNSRIAETNSSIFEKHLDNFQKLGIDVDTINESTPTTKGYGFMIDHDDEGLDRFEIRRGRIDLRKGKTYLNKSDNKHYELVEYLNESTEVVVRSVETGKTSIVNIQSLSNIKDQNNDHINVDISAIGDEEWQKAQSKFEAIKPIINTEHSYNHRKLIMERSKEINVSIRSLYRWIKQYQAVGSIAGLVEKKRGWKEGGSRLTKAQDDVIQRAIKAFYLTKQRASLEQTYREVFRLCSMEKIDKPSKKAIKLRIDQISEYEQLKKRGQIEQARKKFKPTPHSFPNADYPLSVIQIDHTPVDLILVDNEHRKSIGRPYLTLAIDVYSRMITGYYLSLDPPSATSVAMCVARSILQKESLLLEHGIDHTEWQVYGYPQKIHVDNGADFRSNTLARSCEVHGINLEFRPVARPQFGGHIERLIGTFMKEVHGINGTTFSNIKEKDNYDSEKEATLTLDEFEVWLLTFITKVYHKRIHSTLGRSPTEQWYLGIHGDGDNIGTGLPSLPEDSKTLLLDFMPSFERTIQHFGVTIDSLRYYDPCLNIFINAKNKDGSKKHFLFRRDPRDISKIWFYDPSLHQYFTVPFANQQLPSMSLWEYKKIRKQIADKGNEYINEHQIYEALTEMRDLIEDSSKKTKSARRQAQLQKTHAKSQTIVAKTMMASKRNNAATANNLEPTNSDNIQTNLQPSTQVSKKPEKSVIAKNGLLLDTTDFDFGDIE; the protein is encoded by the coding sequence ATGAATAATAGTAGAATTGCAGAAACTAACTCATCTATCTTCGAAAAACATTTAGATAATTTTCAAAAACTAGGTATCGATGTAGATACAATAAATGAGTCAACACCAACAACGAAAGGGTATGGTTTCATGATTGACCATGATGATGAGGGTTTAGATAGGTTTGAGATCAGGCGTGGACGTATTGATTTGCGTAAGGGGAAAACCTATCTAAATAAGTCTGATAATAAACACTATGAGCTAGTCGAGTACTTAAACGAGAGTACAGAGGTCGTAGTTCGTAGTGTTGAAACGGGTAAAACCAGTATTGTTAACATACAAAGTTTGTCAAATATTAAAGATCAGAATAATGATCATATCAATGTCGATATTAGTGCTATTGGCGATGAAGAGTGGCAAAAAGCACAGTCTAAGTTTGAGGCAATCAAACCTATTATCAATACTGAGCATAGCTATAACCATCGAAAATTAATTATGGAACGCTCAAAGGAGATCAATGTCTCAATTCGTTCATTATATCGCTGGATTAAGCAGTATCAGGCTGTTGGCTCTATTGCAGGACTGGTAGAGAAAAAACGAGGTTGGAAGGAAGGTGGATCACGTCTAACTAAAGCTCAGGACGATGTTATTCAAAGAGCTATAAAAGCATTTTATTTGACCAAGCAAAGAGCCAGTTTAGAGCAGACTTATCGTGAAGTTTTTCGTCTTTGTTCCATGGAGAAAATCGATAAACCAAGTAAAAAAGCCATCAAATTACGTATTGATCAAATTTCAGAGTATGAACAGCTTAAAAAGCGCGGTCAAATAGAGCAAGCTAGAAAAAAATTCAAGCCTACACCACATTCCTTTCCTAACGCAGATTACCCATTAAGTGTGATTCAAATAGACCATACACCTGTTGATTTGATATTAGTTGATAACGAGCATCGAAAATCCATTGGTAGACCATATTTAACATTAGCTATTGATGTCTACAGTCGAATGATTACGGGATATTATTTGTCGTTAGATCCACCGTCAGCAACCTCAGTTGCAATGTGTGTTGCAAGAAGTATCTTACAAAAAGAGAGTCTTTTACTTGAGCATGGTATTGATCATACAGAATGGCAAGTGTATGGCTATCCGCAAAAAATACACGTTGATAATGGCGCTGATTTTCGATCAAACACTTTGGCTCGTTCGTGCGAGGTTCATGGAATTAACCTTGAATTTAGACCAGTAGCAAGGCCTCAGTTTGGTGGACATATTGAACGTCTCATTGGCACGTTTATGAAAGAGGTTCATGGCATCAATGGTACAACATTTTCTAATATTAAGGAAAAAGACAACTATGACTCTGAAAAAGAAGCGACACTTACTTTAGATGAGTTTGAGGTTTGGCTTCTTACCTTTATAACCAAGGTTTATCACAAGCGAATCCATAGTACTTTAGGGCGAAGTCCTACGGAACAGTGGTATCTAGGTATTCATGGTGATGGCGATAACATTGGTACAGGTTTACCATCGTTGCCAGAGGACTCAAAAACCTTACTATTAGACTTCATGCCAAGTTTTGAGCGAACCATCCAGCATTTTGGCGTGACTATCGACTCCTTACGCTATTACGATCCCTGCTTAAATATTTTTATTAACGCCAAAAATAAAGATGGGAGTAAAAAACACTTTTTATTTAGACGTGATCCAAGGGACATTAGTAAAATTTGGTTCTACGATCCAAGTTTACATCAGTATTTCACCGTCCCCTTTGCTAACCAGCAGCTACCAAGTATGAGTCTATGGGAATACAAAAAAATTCGGAAGCAAATTGCTGATAAAGGAAATGAGTATATAAATGAACATCAAATCTATGAAGCTTTGACCGAGATGCGAGACTTAATCGAAGATTCTTCTAAAAAAACAAAGTCTGCTCGTAGACAAGCGCAACTTCAAAAAACACATGCTAAAAGTCAAACTATCGTAGCCAAAACAATGATGGCAAGTAAAAGGAACAATGCCGCTACTGCTAATAATCTAGAGCCGACTAACAGTGATAATATCCAAACAAATTTGCAGCCATCAACACAGGTTTCTAAAAAACCTGAAAAGAGTGTTATTGCAAAAAATGGACTACTTCTAGATACGACTGATTTTGATTTTGGAGATATTGAATAA
- a CDS encoding TniB family NTP-binding protein produces MNEIITDNKASYLHVYKDFRHLVEYSDDDRLDFINEARWVNYDVADNIILELNGLLRFPKRLRMPNLLIVGDSNNGKTSIAHRFFRKHGIPVEENGILIKPVIFANAPSSTNEKDLYMSILEALHMPYRTKDSASSLLYQVLHLCREYQVKMIMVDELHSLLTGTPRQQRQVMNALKTLCNELQIPIVGIGTQDAKRVLHTDPQHASRFDIVEVPLWKLNKKFQELLFRLESVFPLKNPSELHQPKTAALIHAVSKGNLGNIHRLLSVCAKDAILSGTEQITEEILTKNKDVRPTEGLR; encoded by the coding sequence ATGAATGAAATTATCACTGATAACAAAGCGTCTTACCTTCATGTATATAAAGATTTCCGTCATCTTGTAGAATATTCTGATGACGATCGATTAGATTTTATTAACGAAGCTCGCTGGGTCAATTATGATGTAGCAGACAATATAATTTTAGAGCTAAACGGGCTTTTGAGGTTCCCAAAAAGACTAAGAATGCCTAACCTTTTAATAGTCGGTGATTCAAATAATGGCAAAACCAGTATTGCTCATCGTTTTTTCAGAAAGCATGGTATACCAGTCGAAGAGAATGGCATTTTAATCAAGCCTGTCATTTTTGCAAATGCTCCTTCAAGCACTAATGAAAAAGACCTCTATATGTCTATTCTAGAGGCACTTCATATGCCCTATAGAACGAAAGATTCAGCATCTTCATTGCTCTATCAAGTACTTCATTTATGCCGCGAGTATCAAGTCAAAATGATCATGGTTGATGAGCTTCATTCATTACTTACAGGTACACCAAGACAGCAACGTCAGGTAATGAATGCTTTGAAGACATTATGCAATGAATTACAGATACCGATTGTCGGTATTGGAACGCAGGATGCGAAACGTGTACTACACACTGATCCTCAGCACGCTAGTCGATTCGATATTGTAGAAGTCCCTCTTTGGAAATTAAATAAAAAATTTCAAGAACTACTTTTTCGACTCGAAAGTGTTTTTCCGCTTAAGAATCCATCAGAATTGCATCAACCCAAAACTGCTGCTCTTATTCATGCTGTTTCAAAAGGAAATTTAGGCAACATTCACAGGCTTCTATCAGTTTGTGCCAAAGATGCCATCCTTAGCGGTACAGAACAAATTACTGAAGAGATTCTAACTAAAAACAAAGATGTTCGCCCAACCGAAGGACTCAGGTGA
- a CDS encoding TniQ family protein, producing the protein MVSVKPLPVATPLLDDESINSWLLRVSLNQGCDLSTILFYHWSKYNLRHHDFDKGFNHINKQIHQDMAVLAQTNLDFFDNRSLIQFNEDIGLEYRSNISLTWVLPIPKFHSKTMVGHQYCAQCMQEDKNAYLRLKWRFSWIVYCEQHLKPLQNSCSSCGLPYQPHLIKANHRFINRCPHCREKLSAEKANQVLCADAYEFQLKAEQVLSANQAVVFGHSIASGDWFELILFFINLIRKSTLKKDLIYKNLVETLDVGIDGFELSKTRTGLKFDYLSHGERVMLIAYANQMLKITFDDWLLACRKNNLTQNSFRLGKRPIIPQAFLPIYKELPSVVKRQIKGSRVSAKPKSARAVNTSWERMQLRIEKLKIYDKAKPNKRARRATKS; encoded by the coding sequence ATGGTTAGCGTAAAACCATTACCCGTTGCTACGCCTCTTTTAGATGATGAAAGCATAAACTCATGGTTACTACGGGTATCCTTAAATCAAGGCTGCGACCTTTCTACCATTCTTTTTTATCACTGGTCTAAATACAATTTGCGTCATCATGATTTTGATAAAGGCTTTAATCATATTAATAAGCAGATACATCAAGATATGGCTGTACTTGCTCAGACTAATCTTGATTTTTTTGATAATAGAAGCTTGATACAGTTCAATGAAGATATTGGATTAGAGTATCGATCAAATATTAGCCTTACTTGGGTGTTACCTATTCCCAAGTTTCATTCTAAAACGATGGTAGGCCATCAATATTGCGCTCAATGTATGCAAGAGGACAAAAACGCATATTTGAGATTAAAGTGGCGATTTAGTTGGATTGTTTACTGTGAACAGCACTTAAAACCACTACAAAATTCGTGTTCTAGCTGTGGACTGCCGTATCAACCACATCTGATTAAAGCTAATCATCGATTTATCAATAGATGTCCTCATTGCCGAGAAAAGCTAAGCGCTGAAAAAGCAAATCAAGTTTTATGTGCAGATGCTTATGAGTTTCAATTAAAGGCTGAACAAGTATTGAGCGCTAATCAAGCAGTAGTTTTTGGGCATTCAATAGCCTCTGGTGACTGGTTTGAGCTTATATTATTTTTCATCAACCTAATAAGAAAAAGTACTTTGAAAAAAGATTTAATTTATAAAAACTTAGTAGAAACCCTTGATGTAGGCATTGACGGTTTTGAGCTAAGCAAAACTAGAACGGGACTGAAATTTGATTACTTATCCCATGGGGAAAGAGTAATGCTTATTGCCTACGCCAACCAGATGCTCAAAATTACATTTGATGACTGGCTATTAGCTTGTAGGAAAAACAATTTAACGCAAAATAGCTTCCGGTTGGGTAAGCGACCCATCATACCGCAAGCCTTTTTACCTATCTACAAAGAGCTTCCCTCAGTCGTAAAGCGTCAAATTAAAGGAAGTAGGGTATCCGCTAAACCTAAATCAGCAAGGGCAGTCAATACTTCTTGGGAAAGGATGCAGTTACGAATTGAGAAGTTGAAAATATATGATAAAGCAAAACCCAACAAGAGAGCCAGAAGAGCTACTAAGTCATAA
- a CDS encoding excalibur calcium-binding domain-containing protein translates to MKRLILATVISFFAMSSNGTVTTTDNPFYNAAEVNHPLFAKGAGGSQCKGLPRVCGQMVSCEQAKQALKCGNTRLDRDKDGVPCESICPGG, encoded by the coding sequence ATGAAAAGATTAATCTTAGCAACAGTAATATCTTTCTTTGCAATGTCGTCAAATGGCACTGTTACTACTACTGATAATCCATTTTATAATGCCGCTGAGGTTAATCATCCTCTATTTGCTAAGGGTGCTGGTGGATCGCAATGTAAAGGTTTACCGCGTGTTTGTGGTCAGATGGTTAGTTGTGAACAAGCCAAGCAAGCGCTCAAATGCGGTAATACCAGATTAGACCGTGATAAAGATGGCGTACCTTGTGAATCTATCTGTCCGGGCGGTTAA
- a CDS encoding ABC-F family ATP-binding cassette domain-containing protein, with translation MQNLIEARQLSLVFPESSLPLFSEIDIFLTNELHALIGRNGVGKSCLAAILADRLQPSEGVVQRFCKIGYLAQGETEIVGTAGDVLGVSEIQRVSSRILNGEGTPEDFSFMDGKWNWEAETDALLAEGELSLDVLKRPFKSLSGGEQTRLKLLALKRQGCKFLILDEPSNHLDQDGRVWLAQWLESFNGGVLLVSHDPILLEQVQIVYELTSMGISISRGGWHDWLESQEQLLLGAQRSADQAKKELQQAKREQQAAQEKTEQRQSRGKNKRKDSNQSKIILDRELGRSEATQSRKAKLHDDRIQNASGQAASAKAQLEIIEPLAIVTATPEVTSNPLLHLSDVVLPFGMATPLSLIVNKGERIAITGKNGSGKSTLLKVISGQLEALRGEIAVTQSYRLMDQHFSFLDKDLSALDNFRQQASGWTEDLYRTRLAQLRIKGDAAIKPVNTLSGGEQLKVALACLFCGPTAPALLLLDEPDNHLDIESKNLLQQALHDYTGAIILVSHDQSFIEAIGDMDNLTLKK, from the coding sequence ATGCAAAACCTAATAGAAGCAAGACAGTTAAGTTTAGTTTTTCCTGAATCATCATTGCCTTTATTTTCAGAAATTGATATTTTTTTGACTAATGAGTTACATGCGTTAATTGGCAGAAACGGAGTAGGAAAATCCTGTTTAGCAGCAATACTAGCAGATAGGTTGCAGCCTAGTGAGGGTGTTGTACAACGCTTTTGCAAAATAGGCTACTTGGCTCAGGGAGAAACTGAAATAGTAGGAACCGCAGGTGATGTTTTAGGTGTTAGTGAGATACAACGAGTAAGCTCACGTATTCTCAATGGTGAAGGTACACCGGAAGATTTTAGTTTTATGGACGGTAAGTGGAACTGGGAAGCTGAAACAGACGCCTTATTGGCAGAAGGTGAGCTATCACTAGATGTTCTTAAGCGTCCATTTAAGTCACTTAGCGGTGGTGAGCAGACACGTTTAAAACTGTTAGCATTAAAAAGGCAAGGATGTAAGTTTTTAATACTTGATGAGCCTAGCAACCATTTAGATCAGGATGGTCGCGTGTGGTTAGCTCAATGGCTAGAGAGTTTTAATGGCGGTGTTTTATTAGTGTCACATGATCCCATTTTATTAGAACAAGTACAGATCGTTTATGAATTAACGAGTATGGGGATTTCAATAAGTCGTGGTGGTTGGCATGATTGGCTAGAGAGTCAAGAACAGCTACTTTTAGGTGCGCAAAGAAGTGCTGATCAGGCAAAAAAAGAACTACAGCAAGCCAAGCGAGAACAGCAGGCTGCTCAAGAGAAGACCGAACAGCGCCAAAGTCGCGGTAAAAATAAACGTAAAGATAGCAATCAAAGTAAAATTATTCTAGACCGTGAGTTAGGGCGCTCAGAGGCTACTCAATCACGTAAAGCGAAGCTACACGATGATCGAATACAAAATGCTAGCGGACAAGCAGCTAGTGCTAAGGCTCAATTAGAGATTATAGAACCGCTTGCCATCGTAACGGCTACTCCCGAAGTTACCAGTAATCCACTGCTGCATCTATCTGATGTTGTCTTACCTTTTGGCATGGCAACTCCATTGAGTTTGATCGTGAATAAGGGCGAACGCATTGCCATTACTGGTAAGAATGGTAGTGGCAAATCCACTTTACTAAAAGTAATATCAGGTCAGCTTGAAGCGTTGCGAGGTGAAATAGCAGTTACTCAGTCCTATCGCCTTATGGATCAGCATTTTTCTTTTCTCGATAAAGATCTGTCCGCATTAGATAATTTTCGTCAGCAAGCGTCTGGTTGGACAGAAGATTTATATCGAACTCGATTGGCGCAACTGAGAATTAAGGGAGATGCTGCAATCAAGCCAGTCAATACATTAAGCGGTGGCGAACAATTAAAAGTAGCCCTTGCATGCTTGTTTTGTGGTCCTACTGCTCCAGCCTTACTGCTACTAGATGAACCTGACAACCATTTAGATATAGAATCAAAAAACTTGCTCCAGCAAGCATTACACGACTATACAGGTGCAATTATCTTGGTATCTCATGATCAGAGTTTTATAGAAGCTATAGGTGATATGGATAATCTAACATTAAAAAAATAG
- a CDS encoding DUF4031 domain-containing protein codes for MAVYVDFANISFRQDKWCHLLADSLDELHDFALLINVDKRWFHKNASYPHYDITVRTREIAISRGALPSNRKKIIECAKKLKAELEYNRSLTLNTNQMSLF; via the coding sequence ATGGCTGTCTACGTAGATTTTGCAAATATAAGTTTTAGGCAAGATAAGTGGTGTCACTTGCTGGCCGACAGTCTTGATGAGCTGCATGACTTTGCTTTGCTTATTAATGTAGACAAACGATGGTTTCATAAAAATGCCAGTTATCCTCATTATGATATTACTGTCAGAACCAGAGAAATAGCTATCAGTAGAGGAGCTTTACCATCAAATAGAAAAAAAATAATTGAATGTGCAAAAAAGTTAAAAGCTGAGCTTGAATACAATCGCTCTTTAACCCTGAATACGAATCAAATGAGCTTATTTTAA
- a CDS encoding thymidylate synthase — protein sequence MIIKEDSLDDLLNSTFSQIVNCGDEVESSKGGNNEIRNVQLILTNPRARLSISESRSKLISCIGEFFWYVNGSDSIEFIEYYISNYRDFIDYKQGENAPVLGAYGSRMFGIKNQFKAIKDLLKRKPETRRAVISIYDKEDLFRDDSRDIPCTCSLQFFVRDNALHLTTIMRSNDATKGLIHDLFSFTLIQELMWAELAKDNEALELGIYTHFVGSLHIYHEDKTTVDNFLYIEGWQNKAEMEPINPSYLENDFNIIKELEEKLRTQSLQDDFDIHSIKDIFWQEIAIILLSYSYAKQGRQSELKELRDLCRSDPILYFLDKKINEINRKNFK from the coding sequence ATGATTATTAAAGAAGATTCGTTGGATGATCTATTGAACTCAACTTTCTCTCAAATCGTAAATTGCGGAGATGAGGTAGAGTCTTCAAAAGGGGGAAACAATGAAATTAGAAATGTTCAACTTATTTTAACTAACCCCAGAGCAAGACTAAGTATCTCAGAATCTAGAAGCAAACTGATCAGCTGTATAGGCGAGTTTTTTTGGTACGTGAACGGAAGTGATAGTATTGAGTTCATAGAGTATTACATATCAAACTACCGAGATTTTATCGACTATAAACAAGGTGAAAACGCCCCTGTTTTGGGTGCGTATGGTTCTAGAATGTTTGGTATAAAGAATCAATTTAAAGCGATTAAAGATCTTCTCAAACGAAAGCCTGAAACACGAAGAGCGGTAATATCGATATATGATAAAGAAGATCTTTTTAGGGACGACTCTAGAGACATTCCTTGTACCTGTTCACTACAGTTCTTCGTCAGAGATAATGCTCTCCACTTGACTACAATAATGAGATCTAATGATGCTACTAAGGGTCTAATACATGACTTATTTAGTTTTACCCTTATCCAAGAACTCATGTGGGCAGAGTTAGCGAAAGATAATGAAGCGTTAGAACTAGGCATCTATACACACTTCGTTGGAAGTCTACATATCTATCATGAGGATAAAACTACAGTTGATAATTTTTTATATATTGAAGGATGGCAAAACAAAGCTGAGATGGAACCCATAAACCCTTCTTATTTAGAGAATGATTTTAATATCATTAAAGAATTAGAAGAAAAGCTGAGAACACAGTCTTTACAGGACGACTTTGATATCCACAGCATTAAAGATATATTTTGGCAAGAGATAGCTATAATTCTATTGTCTTATTCATACGCTAAGCAAGGTAGACAAAGCGAATTAAAAGAGCTTAGAGATTTATGTAGAAGTGACCCTATACTCTATTTTCTAGATAAAAAAATTAATGAAATTAACAGAAAAAACTTTAAGTAG
- a CDS encoding (deoxy)nucleoside triphosphate pyrophosphohydrolase: protein MSVISVVAAVIKHDDKYLCAQRKRSKFEYLSYKFEFPGGKVESNETHEQALHREILEELDAHIEIVSILKKIEHQYPDFKVHITFYRCSIYEKESIKKVEHNNLSWLTKQELHELDWAEADIPIIRLL from the coding sequence ATGAGTGTGATTAGTGTTGTTGCCGCAGTAATAAAGCACGACGATAAATATCTATGCGCACAAAGGAAAAGAAGTAAGTTCGAATATCTATCGTATAAATTTGAATTTCCGGGTGGTAAAGTTGAGTCTAACGAGACTCACGAACAAGCACTCCACCGTGAGATATTAGAAGAGCTAGATGCACATATTGAAATAGTATCAATATTAAAAAAAATAGAACATCAGTACCCAGACTTTAAGGTTCATATCACTTTTTATAGATGCAGCATTTATGAAAAAGAATCTATAAAAAAAGTAGAACATAATAACCTATCGTGGCTTACAAAGCAGGAACTTCATGAGCTAGACTGGGCAGAAGCAGATATACCTATTATTAGGTTACTCTGA